In Sebastes fasciatus isolate fSebFas1 chromosome 24, fSebFas1.pri, whole genome shotgun sequence, the following are encoded in one genomic region:
- the LOC141763317 gene encoding OX-2 membrane glycoprotein-like, with protein MAHRAVLHFLCVLGVFQKGLTALIETQHTVVAAVGDEACLYCHLMQSRDVLQVTWQKILPDGEKNLAYYHRIYGQTVNPDFTDKMEFRYTGLQNTSIVIRRVMEEDEGCYRCLFNTFSEGALNATTCLQLYELHGPFLHFSESTVVSCSATARPAPTVTLTVPHYNSTSVTNTNGTVTVTTTAGLSGLHGNSTRVGCAVRVLSGPQIEVSMMIPEVKQSSDDGEKHFQTS; from the exons ATGGCGCACCGTGCAGTCTtacatttcctttgtgtgttgggagtctttcagaaag GTCTAACAGCTCTGATAGAAACCCAGCACACTGTGGTGGCAGCTGTAGGAGACGAAGCCTGCTTATACTGTCACCTGATGCAAtccagagatgttctgcaaGTCACATGGCAGAAGATTTTACCTGATGGGGAGAAGAACCTTGCTTATTACCACAGAATCTACGGTCAAACAGTGAATCCTGACTTTACAGATAAAATGGAGTTTAGATATACTGGACTGCAAAACACCTCAATAGTTATCAggagggtgatggaggaggatgaagggtgCTATCGCTGTTTGTTTAACACCTTCTCTGAAGGTGCTCTCAATGCTACAACCTGCCTGCAGCTCTATG AGCTGCATGGGCCCTTTCTTCATTTCAGTGAATCAACAGTTGTGTCCTGCTCAGCCACAGCTCGACCTGCTcccacagtaacactgactgtccctcactacaactctaccagcgtcaccaacaccaacggcacagtcactgtcaccactacAGCTGGGCTGTctggtctccatggcaacagcacaCGGGTTGGATGTGCAGTGAGAGTGCTCTCTGGTCCTCAGATAGAGGTGTCTATGATGATTCCTGAGGTCAAACAGTCGTCTGATGATGGTGAGAAACACTTCCAAACATCCTGA
- the LOC141763318 gene encoding uncharacterized protein LOC141763318 codes for MADRAVLHFLCVLGVFQKGLTALIETQHTVEAAVGDEASLTCHLMQPRDVLQVTWQKILPEGEKNMATYSERFGERVHAGFQSKLQFKDAGLQNSSIVIRRVREEDEGCYRCMFNTFSEGALIATTCLQLYELHGPFLHVRESTVVSCSATARPAPTVTLTVPHYNSTSVTNTNGTVTVTTTAGLSGLHSKSTQVGCAVRVLSGPQIEVFMMIPEVKQSSDDDFTLIIVLSVVVACVCVCVAAVVITLLMRKHRNRRSHRDSEENKTPQKAIKDIDETKTPLKKEENELRQRPSTGRKQNDDHPKPSSLEGRRKLSFNSTN; via the exons ATGGCGGACCGTGCAGTCTtacatttcctttgtgtgttgggagtctttcagaaag GTCTAACAGCTCTGATAGAAACCCAGCACACTGTGGAGGCAGCTGTAGGAGATGAGGCCTCCTTAACCTGTCACCTGATGCAACCTAGAGATGTTCTGCAAGTCACATGGCAGAAGATTTTaccagagggagagaagaacaTGGCTACTTACAGTGAACGATTTGGTGAAAGAGTGCATGCTGGTTTTCAGAGTAAGCTGCAGTTTAAAGATGCTGGACTGCAGAACAGCTCCATAGTTATCAGGAGGGtgagggaggaggatgaaggatgCTATCGCTGTATGTTTAACACCTTCTCTGAAGGTGCTCTCATTGCTACAACCTGCCTGCAGCTCTATG AGCTGCATGGACCCTTTCTTCACGTCAGAGAATCAACAGTTGTGTCCTGCTCAGCCACAGCTCGACCTGCTcccacagtaacactgactgtccctcactacaactctaccagcgtcaccaacaccaacggcacagtcactgtcaccactacAGCTGGGCTGTCTGGTCTCCATAGCAAAAGCACACAGGTTGGATGTGCAGTGAGAGTGCTCTCTGGTCCTCAGATAGAGGTGTTTATGATGATTCCTGAGGTCAAACAGTCGTCTGATGATG ATTTCACTCTGATCATCGTGTTGTCCGTGGTTGtggcctgtgtttgtgtttgtgttgctgcagtCGTCATCACCCTGCTTATGCGGAAACATCGGAACCG TCGGTCACACAGGGACTCTGAGGAGAACAAGACACCACAAAAAGCAATCAAAGACATTGATGA GACCAAAACACCTTTAAAGAAGGAAGAGAACGAGCTGCGGCAACGGCCGTCCACTGGGAGAAAACAAAACGACGACCACCCAAAACCATCATCTCTGGAAGGAAGaagaaaattatcttttaactCAACTAATTAG
- the LOC141762786 gene encoding OX-2 membrane glycoprotein-like, translating to MMAQRAVLHFLCVLGVFQKGLTALIETQHTVEAAVGDEACLYCHLMQPRDVLQVTWQKILPEGEKNMATYSERFGERVLAGFQSKLEFRYAGLQNSSIVIRRVMEEDEGCYRCMFNTFSEGALIATTCLKLYELHGPFLHVRESTVVSCSATARPAPTVTLTVPHYNSTSVTNTNGTVTVTATAVLSRLHGNSTQVGCAVRVLSGPQIEVSMMIPEVKQSSDDDFPLIIVFVVLACVCVAAVVTALLKRKHRNRRSDKDSEENKT from the exons ATGATGGCACAACGTGCAGTCTtacatttcctttgtgtgttgggagtctttcagaaag GTCTAACAGCTCTGATAGAAACCCAGCACACTGTGGAGGCAGCTGTAGGAGACGAAGCCTGCTTATACTGTCACCTGATGCAACCTAGAGATGTTCTGCAAGTCACATGGCAGAAGATTTTACCTGAGGGGGAGAAGAACATGGCTACTTACAGTGAACGATTTGGTGAAAGAGTGCTTGCTGGTTTTCAGAGTAAGCTGGAGTTTAGATATGCTGGTCTGCAGAACAGCTCCATAGTTATCAggagggtgatggaggaggatgaagggtgCTATCGCTGTATGTTTAACACCTTCTCTGAAGGTGCTCTCATTGCTACAACCTGCCTGAAGCTCTATG AGCTGCATGGACCCTTTCTTCACGTCAGAGAATCAACAGTTGTGTCCTGCTCAGCCACAGCTCGACCTGCTcccacagtaacactgactgtccCTCACTACAACTCTACCAGCGTCACCAACACCAACGGCACAGTCACTGTCACCGCTACAGCTGTGCTGTCtcgtctccatggcaacagcacaCAGGTTGGATGTGCAGTGAGAGTGCTCTCTGGTCCTCAGATAGAGGTGTCTATGATGATTCCTGAGGTCAAACAGTCGTCTGATGATG ATTTCCCTCTGATCATCGTGTTCGTGGTTCtggcctgtgtttgtgttgctgcagtCGTCACCGCCCTGCTTAAAAGGAAACATCGGAACCG TCGGTCAGACAAGGACTCTGAGGAGAACAAGACATAA